One window of the Pseudomonas lurida genome contains the following:
- a CDS encoding glycine zipper domain-containing protein, whose product MKFSSILLLSLGLVSGAAMAGGTTEAGVGGALGGVLGSVVGQQIGGNTGSAIGAALGGAGGSAVGADKRSRGEAAIGGALGAAGGNVVGRSMGGNTGSLIGAAAGGGAGGALGNYMGNKSDDDDRRYRGRDNRRYDRDDHRGRGHAYGHRKNKHHYLHR is encoded by the coding sequence ATGAAGTTCTCCTCGATTCTCTTGTTGTCCCTTGGCCTGGTCAGTGGCGCAGCCATGGCCGGTGGCACCACCGAAGCCGGTGTGGGCGGCGCATTAGGCGGGGTACTCGGTTCGGTTGTCGGCCAACAGATAGGCGGTAACACCGGTTCGGCTATTGGCGCAGCCTTGGGTGGCGCGGGCGGCAGTGCGGTCGGCGCCGACAAGCGCAGTCGTGGCGAAGCAGCCATCGGTGGCGCCCTGGGCGCAGCAGGCGGCAACGTGGTAGGCCGCAGCATGGGCGGCAATACCGGCAGCCTGATCGGCGCAGCCGCCGGTGGTGGCGCTGGTGGTGCGCTGGGTAACTACATGGGCAACAAGAGCGATGACGACGATCGTCGTTATCGTGGGCGCGATAACCGTCGTTATGACCGCGATGATCACCGTGGACGTGGTCATGCCTATGGGCATCGCAAGAACAAGCATCACTACCTTCACCGGTAA
- a CDS encoding LysR family transcriptional regulator — protein MDIKQLKFLIALDETRHFGQAAARCHITQPTLSMRLRSLEEELDLPLVNRGQRFEGFTAPGERVLAWARTVLAAYDGLQAEAAACRGNLVGTLRLGVVPLSSFDPLALMQQLHKEHPSLRFELSALSSEQILEQLASNRLDLGVSYLERLDTERFDSLALGETRMGLLYDQRFFSFGDTPLSWEALIELPLGMLTSGMHFRQSIDHNFHSRGLNPQPLLQTDAVHQLLQAVHGGLCCAVMPLDGGLDALTEHLRLQPIEDAHTLARLGLIMRRSAPRSALAEACFALYQKSQKDS, from the coding sequence ATGGACATCAAACAGCTGAAATTCCTCATCGCCCTCGACGAGACCCGTCACTTCGGCCAGGCGGCGGCGCGTTGCCACATCACCCAACCGACACTGTCGATGCGCCTGCGCAGCCTTGAAGAAGAGCTTGATCTTCCCCTGGTTAACCGCGGCCAGCGCTTCGAAGGGTTCACCGCGCCGGGCGAACGCGTGCTGGCCTGGGCACGCACGGTACTGGCGGCGTATGACGGCCTGCAGGCCGAAGCGGCGGCCTGTCGCGGCAACCTGGTGGGTACGTTGCGCCTGGGCGTGGTGCCGCTGTCGAGCTTCGATCCCTTGGCGTTGATGCAGCAGCTGCATAAAGAGCACCCGAGCCTGCGCTTTGAACTGTCGGCACTCAGCTCCGAACAGATCCTGGAGCAACTGGCGAGCAATCGGCTGGACCTGGGCGTGTCCTACCTGGAGCGTTTGGACACTGAACGCTTCGACTCGCTGGCCTTGGGCGAAACCCGCATGGGCCTGCTCTACGATCAGCGTTTCTTCAGCTTTGGAGACACGCCGCTGAGCTGGGAGGCCTTGATTGAGTTGCCATTGGGCATGCTCACCAGCGGCATGCACTTTCGCCAGTCCATCGACCACAACTTCCACAGCCGTGGGCTCAACCCGCAACCGCTGCTGCAGACCGATGCCGTCCATCAGTTGTTGCAAGCCGTGCACGGCGGCCTGTGCTGCGCCGTCATGCCACTGGACGGTGGCCTGGATGCACTCACTGAGCACTTGCGCCTGCAGCCGATCGAAGACGCCCACACCTTGGCGCGCCTTGGACTGATCATGCGCCGCAGCGCACCGCGCTCAGCGCTTGCCGAGGCGTGTTTCGCGCTGTATCAAAAATCGCAAAAAGACTCTTGA
- a CDS encoding FdhF/YdeP family oxidoreductase, with protein sequence MSNHHQADQTPTPRYKPYKGPAGGWGALISVAQAWLTSDNALKNLRMMLKTNQNGGFDCPGCAWGDSPESGMVKFCENGAKAVNWEATKRRVDGAFFAKHSVTALLEQSDYWLEYQGRLTEPMRYDAETDRYKPISWDAAFDLVGKHLNALPSPNMAEFYTSGRASNEAAYLYQLFVRAYGTNNFPDCSNMCHEASGVALAQSVGVGKGTVTFDDFEHADAIFVWGQNPGTNHPRMLEPLREAVKRGAQVVCINPLKERGLERFQHPQHPLEMLTNGDKPTNTAYFRPALGGDMAILRGMAKFLLLWERQAQAEGKEAVFDHDFLNEHTANVLDYLGKIDDTSWEEIVEQSGLSLVEIEQAARMYAKGKNVIMCWAMGITQHRHSVPTIQEIANLMLLRGNIGRPGAGLCPVRGHSNVQGDRTMGINERPPVAFLDALDRRFQFQVPRENGHNVVEAIHAMLEGRSKVFIGLGGNFAQATPDSPRTFEALRSCDLTVQISTKLNRSHLMHGKDALILPCLGRTDIDIQAEGPQAVTVEDSFSMVHASNGQLQPLSNLMKSEPAILAGIAAATLGSKPVDWNWLVADYSRIRDLIADTIPGFKDFNEKIKNPGGFYLGNSAGVRRWNTPSGRANFRPNILPKDLIHERTHATGRVPDLIMQSMRSHDQYNTTIYGLDDRYRGVKGQRDVLFVNEADIIRLGFKPGQKADIVSLWEDGRERRVKGFTLLAFDIPAGQAAAYYPEVNPLVPLESTGDGSHTPTSKFVAIRLEAASETGLIMARSA encoded by the coding sequence GTGAGCAATCATCATCAAGCCGACCAAACCCCAACCCCGCGCTACAAGCCCTACAAAGGCCCGGCCGGTGGCTGGGGGGCGCTGATCAGCGTGGCGCAAGCCTGGCTGACCAGCGATAACGCGCTGAAAAACCTGCGCATGATGCTCAAGACCAACCAGAACGGCGGCTTCGACTGCCCGGGCTGCGCCTGGGGCGACTCGCCGGAAAGCGGCATGGTCAAGTTCTGCGAAAACGGCGCCAAGGCGGTGAACTGGGAAGCCACCAAACGCCGTGTCGATGGTGCATTCTTCGCCAAGCACAGTGTCACCGCCCTGCTGGAGCAGAGCGACTATTGGCTGGAATACCAGGGTCGCCTGACCGAGCCGATGCGCTATGACGCCGAGACCGACCGCTACAAACCCATCAGTTGGGACGCGGCATTCGACCTCGTCGGCAAGCACCTCAATGCCCTGCCAAGCCCGAACATGGCCGAGTTCTACACCTCGGGACGCGCCAGCAACGAAGCGGCGTACCTGTACCAGCTGTTCGTGCGCGCCTACGGCACCAACAACTTCCCGGATTGCTCGAACATGTGCCACGAAGCCAGCGGCGTCGCCCTGGCGCAAAGCGTGGGTGTCGGCAAAGGCACCGTGACCTTTGATGACTTCGAACACGCCGATGCGATTTTCGTCTGGGGCCAGAACCCAGGCACCAACCATCCGCGCATGCTCGAACCGTTGCGCGAAGCAGTTAAACGCGGCGCCCAAGTGGTGTGTATCAACCCCCTGAAAGAGCGCGGCCTGGAGCGCTTCCAGCATCCGCAACACCCGCTGGAAATGCTCACCAATGGCGACAAGCCGACCAACACCGCCTACTTCCGCCCGGCGCTGGGTGGTGACATGGCTATCCTGCGCGGCATGGCCAAGTTCCTGTTGCTGTGGGAACGCCAGGCACAGGCCGAAGGCAAGGAGGCCGTGTTCGACCACGACTTCCTCAACGAACACACCGCCAACGTGCTTGATTACCTGGGCAAGATCGACGACACCTCCTGGGAAGAAATCGTCGAGCAGTCCGGCCTGTCCCTGGTCGAGATCGAGCAAGCAGCGCGCATGTATGCCAAAGGCAAGAACGTGATCATGTGCTGGGCGATGGGCATTACCCAGCACCGCCACTCGGTGCCGACCATCCAGGAAATCGCCAACCTGATGCTGCTGCGCGGCAACATCGGCCGTCCTGGCGCCGGGCTGTGCCCCGTGCGTGGCCACAGTAACGTGCAGGGCGACCGCACCATGGGCATCAACGAGCGCCCACCGGTAGCGTTCCTGGACGCCCTCGACCGTCGTTTTCAGTTCCAGGTGCCGCGAGAAAACGGGCACAACGTGGTCGAAGCGATTCACGCCATGCTCGAAGGCCGCTCCAAGGTTTTCATCGGCCTGGGCGGCAACTTTGCCCAAGCCACGCCGGACAGCCCACGCACCTTCGAAGCGCTGCGCAGTTGCGACCTGACCGTGCAGATCAGCACCAAGCTCAACCGCAGCCATCTGATGCACGGCAAAGACGCGCTGATCCTGCCGTGCCTGGGCCGTACCGACATCGACATCCAGGCCGAAGGCCCGCAAGCGGTGACGGTGGAAGACTCGTTCAGCATGGTCCACGCCTCCAATGGCCAACTGCAGCCGCTGTCGAATTTGATGAAATCCGAGCCGGCCATCCTGGCAGGCATCGCCGCCGCGACCCTGGGCAGCAAACCGGTGGATTGGAACTGGCTGGTGGCTGACTACAGCCGCATCCGCGACCTGATCGCCGATACCATTCCGGGCTTCAAGGACTTCAACGAGAAGATCAAAAATCCGGGCGGCTTCTACCTGGGCAACTCCGCAGGTGTGCGCCGCTGGAACACCCCGTCGGGCCGTGCCAACTTCCGCCCGAACATCCTGCCCAAGGATTTGATCCACGAGCGCACCCACGCCACTGGCCGCGTGCCGGACCTGATCATGCAGTCGATGCGCTCCCACGATCAGTACAACACTACGATCTATGGCCTGGATGACCGCTATCGCGGGGTCAAGGGCCAGCGCGATGTGCTGTTCGTCAACGAAGCCGACATCATCCGCCTGGGCTTCAAGCCGGGGCAGAAGGCAGACATCGTGTCACTGTGGGAAGACGGCCGTGAGCGTCGCGTGAAGGGCTTTACCTTGCTGGCGTTTGATATTCCGGCTGGCCAGGCGGCGGCCTATTACCCGGAAGTCAACCCGCTGGTGCCACTGGAAAGCACCGGGGATGGCAGCCATACGCCGACGTCGAAATTCGTGGCGATCCGCTTGGAAGCAGCGAGTGAGACTGGGCTGATCATGGCGCGTTCGGCCTGA
- a CDS encoding sigma-54-dependent transcriptional regulator, translating into MSIDNQIQVVLIDDDPHLRQALCQTLDLAGLKVLTLGEATGLTARLSRDWPGVVVSDIRMPGMDGLELLAELHGQDPELPVLLITGHGDVPLAVQAMRAGAYDFLEKPFASDALLDSVRRALALRRLVLDNRSLRLALSDRQQLSTRLVGHSPQMLRLREQIGALAATRADVLILGETGAGKEVVARALHDLSSRRSGPFVAINAGALAESVVESELFGHEPGAFTGAQKRRIGKFEFANGGTLFLDEIESMSLDVQVKLLRLLQERVVERLGGNQLIPLDIRIIAATKEDLRQSADQGRFRADLYYRLNVAPLRIPPLRERGEDALMLFQHFADEASSRHGLPLHELQPGQRALLLRHSWPGNVRELQNAAERFALGLELALDSSPDNPSAGVLTSTSGGLSEQVEQFEKSLIAAELTRPHSSMRSLAEALGVPRKTLHDKLRKHGLNFADSASHSTDDE; encoded by the coding sequence ATGAGTATCGATAACCAGATTCAGGTGGTGTTGATCGACGACGATCCACACCTGCGTCAGGCCCTGTGCCAGACCCTGGACCTGGCCGGGCTGAAAGTCCTGACCCTGGGCGAAGCCACCGGCCTTACCGCGCGCCTGTCGCGGGATTGGCCAGGCGTGGTGGTCAGCGATATCCGCATGCCTGGCATGGACGGCCTGGAGCTGCTGGCCGAACTGCATGGCCAGGACCCGGAGTTGCCGGTGCTGCTGATCACCGGCCACGGCGACGTGCCGCTGGCGGTGCAGGCCATGCGCGCAGGTGCCTATGACTTCCTGGAAAAACCTTTCGCCAGCGACGCCCTGCTCGACAGCGTGCGCCGCGCGCTGGCCCTGCGCCGCCTGGTGCTGGACAACCGCAGCCTGCGCCTGGCCCTCAGTGACCGCCAGCAACTGAGCACCCGCCTGGTGGGGCACTCCCCGCAAATGCTGCGCCTGCGCGAACAGATCGGCGCCCTGGCCGCGACCAGGGCCGATGTGCTGATCCTCGGCGAAACCGGCGCCGGCAAAGAGGTGGTTGCCCGCGCCTTGCATGACCTGTCCAGTCGTCGTAGCGGCCCCTTTGTGGCGATCAACGCCGGGGCATTGGCCGAATCAGTGGTTGAAAGCGAGCTGTTCGGCCACGAGCCGGGCGCTTTCACTGGCGCGCAGAAACGCCGTATCGGCAAGTTCGAATTTGCCAACGGCGGCACCTTGTTCCTCGATGAAATCGAAAGCATGAGCCTGGATGTGCAGGTCAAACTCTTGCGCCTGTTGCAGGAGCGGGTGGTGGAGCGCCTGGGCGGCAATCAGTTGATCCCGCTGGATATCCGCATCATCGCCGCCACCAAGGAAGACCTGCGCCAGTCCGCCGACCAGGGCCGCTTCCGTGCCGACCTGTATTACCGCCTCAACGTCGCGCCGCTGCGCATTCCACCGCTGCGCGAGCGCGGTGAAGATGCGTTGATGCTGTTCCAGCACTTCGCCGATGAAGCCAGCAGCCGCCACGGCCTGCCACTGCATGAACTGCAACCGGGCCAACGCGCACTGCTGCTGCGCCACAGCTGGCCGGGCAATGTGCGTGAGTTGCAGAACGCCGCCGAACGCTTCGCCCTGGGCCTGGAGCTGGCGCTGGACAGTTCGCCGGATAACCCATCGGCTGGCGTCCTGACCTCTACATCCGGTGGTCTGAGCGAGCAAGTCGAGCAGTTTGAAAAGAGCCTGATCGCCGCCGAACTGACCCGCCCCCACAGCTCCATGCGCAGCCTGGCCGAAGCCTTGGGCGTACCGCGCAAGACGCTGCACGACAAGCTGCGCAAGCACGGCCTGAACTTCGCCGACAGCGCCAGCCACAGCACTGACGACGAATGA
- a CDS encoding YiiD C-terminal domain-containing protein has product MSRDSRYLESILHHDIPLTREMGLKVLDWQHGQLQLHLPLQANINHKSTMFGGSLYCGAVLAGWGWLHLQLREAGIEDGHIVIQEGQISYPLPVTRDATVVCQAPEEKVWKRFVATYKRYGRARLTLETWIVNEGSEERAVAFTGQYVLHR; this is encoded by the coding sequence ATGAGCCGCGACAGCCGTTACCTGGAATCCATCCTTCACCATGACATCCCCCTCACCCGGGAAATGGGCCTCAAGGTGCTCGACTGGCAACACGGCCAATTGCAGCTGCACCTGCCGTTACAAGCCAACATCAACCACAAGAGCACCATGTTCGGCGGCAGCCTGTATTGCGGCGCGGTGCTGGCGGGCTGGGGCTGGCTGCACTTGCAGTTGCGCGAAGCAGGCATTGAAGACGGCCACATCGTGATTCAGGAAGGGCAGATCAGTTACCCGCTGCCGGTCACGCGGGACGCGACGGTGGTGTGCCAGGCGCCGGAGGAGAAGGTATGGAAGCGGTTCGTGGCGACCTACAAGCGCTACGGCCGCGCACGCCTGACGCTGGAGACGTGGATTGTGAATGAGGGCAGTGAGGAGCGCGCAGTGGCCTTCACCGGCCAGTACGTCCTGCACCGTTAG
- the yrfG gene encoding GMP/IMP nucleotidase — translation MPSLPWHAIDTVLLDMDGTLLDLHFDNHFWMEHLPQRYADLHGVSRAMAEMELQPLFERNAGQLQWYCLDFWSTELKIPVRELKLETAHLIALRPDADTFLAAIKRAGKRVILITNAHRDSLSLKLERIELAPYFERLISSHDYGFAKENPQFWDALQADIHFDPARSLFIDDTLPILRSAQAFGVGHLLAVKEPDSKKGPKDTGEFAAVDNYRDLIAGL, via the coding sequence ATGCCCTCTTTGCCCTGGCACGCCATCGACACTGTCCTGCTGGACATGGACGGCACCCTGCTCGACCTGCATTTCGACAACCATTTCTGGATGGAACACCTGCCCCAGCGTTACGCCGACCTGCACGGGGTAAGCCGCGCGATGGCAGAGATGGAGTTGCAGCCCCTGTTCGAGCGTAACGCCGGACAGTTGCAATGGTATTGCCTGGATTTCTGGAGCACAGAGCTGAAGATCCCGGTGCGCGAACTCAAGCTGGAAACCGCTCACCTGATTGCGCTGCGCCCGGATGCGGACACCTTCCTGGCGGCGATCAAACGAGCCGGCAAGCGCGTGATCCTCATCACCAATGCTCACCGTGATTCTCTCTCATTGAAGCTGGAACGCATTGAACTGGCGCCGTATTTCGAACGATTGATCAGCTCCCACGATTACGGGTTCGCCAAGGAAAACCCGCAGTTCTGGGACGCCCTGCAAGCCGACATCCACTTCGACCCCGCCCGCAGCCTGTTTATCGACGATACGTTGCCGATCCTGCGCAGTGCCCAGGCATTTGGCGTGGGGCATTTGCTGGCAGTGAAGGAACCGGACAGCAAGAAGGGTCCGAAGGACACGGGGGAATTTGCAGCGGTCGACAACTACCGCGACCTCATTGCCGGGCTCTAA
- the lysM gene encoding peptidoglycan-binding protein LysM produces the protein MSIFSFIKEAGEKIVDLLTPGNANASQQLKDHVAKVGLGSPNVHTTVEGDKVTVTGEVATQEEKEKILLALGNIAGVASVDDQITVSGGTVAAARFVVVKKGDTLSAISLAVYGNANQFNKIFEANTPMLSHPDKIYPGQTLRIPE, from the coding sequence ATGAGTATTTTCAGCTTTATCAAGGAAGCCGGCGAAAAGATTGTCGACCTGTTGACGCCGGGTAACGCCAACGCCAGTCAACAATTGAAGGACCACGTCGCCAAGGTGGGGCTGGGTAGCCCGAATGTGCACACCACAGTGGAGGGCGACAAGGTCACCGTGACGGGTGAAGTCGCGACCCAAGAAGAGAAAGAGAAGATCCTGCTGGCACTGGGCAATATTGCCGGTGTGGCAAGCGTGGATGACCAGATCACCGTATCCGGCGGGACTGTTGCCGCCGCCCGTTTCGTCGTGGTGAAGAAGGGCGACACCCTCAGCGCGATTTCCCTGGCGGTGTATGGCAACGCCAACCAGTTCAACAAGATCTTCGAGGCCAATACACCGATGTTGTCGCATCCGGACAAAATCTACCCAGGGCAGACATTGCGCATTCCTGAGTAA
- a CDS encoding acyl-CoA thioesterase, which yields MPDSVPQRADYLHFQPIITRWHDNDVYGHVNNVTYYSFFDTAVNTYLIEQGGLDIHDGDVVGFVVSSACDYFASVAFPERIDIGLRVGKLGNSSVQYELAVFKAGEEEACAAGRFVHVFVDRASNQPVTIPGMLREALQRLVA from the coding sequence ATGCCTGATTCAGTGCCACAACGTGCCGATTACCTCCACTTCCAGCCGATCATCACGCGGTGGCACGACAATGATGTGTATGGCCATGTGAACAACGTGACCTACTACAGCTTTTTCGACACGGCGGTGAATACCTACCTGATCGAACAAGGCGGGTTGGATATCCATGACGGTGATGTGGTGGGGTTTGTCGTGAGTTCGGCGTGTGATTATTTCGCCTCGGTCGCTTTTCCCGAGCGCATCGACATCGGCCTGCGGGTAGGCAAGTTGGGCAATAGCTCAGTGCAGTATGAGTTGGCGGTGTTCAAGGCGGGCGAGGAGGAAGCCTGCGCGGCGGGGCGATTTGTGCATGTGTTCGTGGATCGCGCGTCGAACCAGCCGGTGACGATACCGGGGATGTTGCGCGAGGCATTGCAGCGGTTGGTGGCCTGA
- the fdhD gene encoding formate dehydrogenase accessory sulfurtransferase FdhD, with protein sequence MNAQRPVCAAPALETPAPAASQSYQYCNLEHTAFASTALAEEVALAIAYNDISQAVMLVTPTDLEDFIVGFSLGSGIIADVSDIYDLNLSGSGATQYAQVQISSRAFWNLKQQRRQLAGTSGCGLCGVEAVEQALPNLQVLPGAPLPPAEWLDGLRQRISAFQPLGQYSGAVHAAVFMNGQGELVLGREDIGRHNALDKLIGALIRQQIPTEGGLAIVTSRCSLELIQKVLRAGIQTLVSLSSPTGLALQWARRHNLNLIHLPQKSAPRVYSPAMENQP encoded by the coding sequence ATGAACGCCCAGCGCCCAGTCTGCGCGGCGCCCGCTCTTGAAACGCCAGCGCCCGCCGCCAGCCAGAGCTACCAGTATTGCAATCTCGAACACACAGCATTTGCCAGCACTGCGCTGGCCGAAGAGGTGGCGTTGGCGATCGCCTACAACGACATCAGCCAAGCGGTGATGTTGGTGACACCGACGGACCTGGAAGACTTCATTGTTGGCTTCAGCCTCGGTAGCGGCATTATCGCCGACGTTAGCGATATTTATGACCTAAACCTCAGCGGATCGGGCGCTACCCAGTATGCGCAGGTGCAGATTTCCAGCCGTGCGTTCTGGAACCTCAAGCAACAGCGCCGCCAACTCGCTGGCACCAGCGGTTGTGGCCTGTGCGGCGTAGAAGCGGTCGAGCAGGCTCTGCCGAACCTTCAAGTGCTGCCTGGCGCGCCTCTGCCGCCCGCCGAATGGCTCGATGGCCTGCGCCAACGCATCAGCGCGTTTCAGCCACTGGGCCAATACAGCGGCGCCGTGCATGCGGCAGTGTTTATGAACGGCCAGGGCGAGTTGGTGCTGGGCCGCGAAGACATCGGCCGACACAACGCCCTGGATAAGTTGATCGGCGCGCTGATCCGCCAACAGATTCCGACCGAAGGCGGCCTGGCGATTGTGACAAGTCGTTGCAGCCTGGAGCTGATCCAGAAAGTCCTGCGCGCGGGCATCCAGACCCTGGTGAGCCTGTCGTCGCCCACCGGCCTGGCCCTGCAATGGGCGCGCCGGCATAACCTCAATCTCATCCACCTGCCGCAGAAAAGTGCGCCGCGGGTCTACAGCCCTGCGATGGAGAACCAGCCGTGA
- the cysQ gene encoding 3'(2'),5'-bisphosphate nucleotidase CysQ, whose amino-acid sequence MSELFLGHPFIAPVIELARQAGEVILPYWRADVAVTSKADDSPVTAADLAAHHLILAGLTALDPSIPVLSEEDADIDQSVRAGWQRWWLVDPLDGTKEFIAGSEEFTVNIALIEQGRVVFGVVSMPTSGRCYFGGAGLGAWRSDVNAAPKQIQVREAPALGESFTVVASRRHTSPEQERLLDGLSEGLGALKLANIGSSLKFCLLAEGSADCYPRLAPTSQWDTAAAQGVLEGAGGEVLELSGAPFSYPARESLLNPFFLALPAKAAWRERLLTLARA is encoded by the coding sequence ATGAGCGAACTGTTTTTGGGCCATCCGTTTATTGCCCCTGTGATTGAGCTGGCACGCCAGGCCGGTGAAGTGATATTGCCGTACTGGCGCGCCGACGTGGCCGTGACCTCCAAGGCCGACGATTCCCCCGTGACCGCAGCGGATCTGGCTGCTCACCACCTGATCCTGGCGGGCCTCACCGCGCTGGATCCGAGTATTCCGGTGCTGTCCGAGGAGGACGCCGACATCGACCAGAGCGTACGCGCCGGCTGGCAGCGCTGGTGGTTGGTGGACCCCTTGGACGGCACCAAGGAATTTATCGCCGGCAGTGAAGAGTTCACCGTGAACATCGCCCTGATCGAGCAGGGACGCGTGGTGTTTGGCGTGGTGTCGATGCCCACCAGCGGCCGTTGCTACTTCGGTGGCGCCGGCTTGGGCGCCTGGCGTTCGGATGTGAATGCGGCGCCCAAGCAGATTCAAGTGCGCGAGGCCCCGGCGCTGGGCGAGTCGTTTACCGTGGTGGCCAGTCGTCGACATACCAGCCCGGAGCAGGAGCGTCTGCTGGACGGCCTGAGCGAGGGCCTGGGTGCGTTGAAGTTGGCGAATATCGGCAGCTCGTTGAAGTTCTGCCTGTTGGCCGAGGGCAGCGCCGATTGCTACCCGCGCCTGGCGCCGACTTCACAGTGGGACACGGCGGCGGCCCAGGGCGTGCTGGAAGGCGCGGGGGGCGAAGTGTTGGAGTTGAGCGGTGCGCCGTTCAGCTACCCGGCGCGGGAATCGTTGCTGAACCCGTTCTTCCTGGCATTGCCGGCGAAAGCTGCCTGGCGTGAGCGGTTGTTGACCCTGGCTCGCGCCTAG
- the nudE gene encoding ADP compounds hydrolase NudE, whose product MRQKPTVLAREIVASSRLFRVEEVQLRFSNGVERTYERLVGRGAGYGAVMIVAMIDADHALLVEEYCGGTDEYELSLPKGLIEPGEDVLAAANRELKEEAGYGARQLEHLTELSLSPGYMSQKIQVVLATDLYEERLEGDEPEPMRVDRVNLRELSLLAQNEQFSEGRALAALYLVRDLLTQRGAFIA is encoded by the coding sequence ATGCGCCAGAAACCCACCGTCCTCGCCCGCGAAATAGTCGCCAGTAGCCGTTTGTTCCGCGTGGAGGAAGTGCAATTGCGCTTTTCCAATGGCGTTGAACGGACCTACGAGCGCTTGGTGGGCCGCGGTGCCGGCTATGGCGCGGTGATGATCGTGGCGATGATCGACGCGGACCATGCGTTGCTGGTGGAAGAATACTGCGGCGGTACCGACGAATATGAATTGTCGTTGCCCAAGGGGCTGATCGAGCCCGGCGAAGATGTACTGGCGGCCGCAAACCGCGAGCTCAAGGAAGAGGCCGGCTATGGCGCACGTCAGCTGGAACACCTTACCGAGCTGTCGCTGTCGCCTGGCTATATGAGCCAGAAAATCCAGGTGGTACTGGCCACCGATCTCTATGAAGAACGCCTGGAAGGCGATGAACCTGAGCCGATGCGTGTGGACCGGGTAAACCTGCGTGAGCTGTCGTTGCTCGCGCAAAACGAGCAATTCAGCGAAGGCCGCGCCCTGGCTGCGCTGTACCTGGTACGAGACCTGTTGACCCAGCGAGGAGCGTTTATCGCATGA